A single genomic interval of Sphaerodactylus townsendi isolate TG3544 linkage group LG08, MPM_Stown_v2.3, whole genome shotgun sequence harbors:
- the LOC125438466 gene encoding autoimmune regulator-like, whose product MFSSDRPLGEGDLRKFLKLYRTEISMAVDDVFPLLHGLVDHDVVTEEMFKDTIHLKEKDGCHKAFHAMLTWLLCQESRSILGFWRVLFKDYNLERYSKLQSIRSSFPRDMDLGKNRRARKLPASPKILAQHKSQGKRKATEEKDPSCHPQPLVKGDPHLECCNLYCGSTGTLPKAKTAKKAENTEIQRCLLPNGDIKKCIKVGGEFYSKLEEPGERNRAQEQKPSVKAKESQAPEHKEELEVSLQGKCPTISFYTVDPAFQQVMGIRGTWRCNSCCPGKVKQDMHTEEDSSRQQLSLDTLILYGQKTTEDRKRVLLKDPAGGPYRQPLPPASSVSVAVLPSVQSVGAETQLKLTIGEKCGVCRKGGDMICCSKCFRSFHWHCHFPAHADQISGILICKSCSGSHATITMEGGPALRAIKQEGEVTKYGSISEDSLTIP is encoded by the exons ATGTTCAGTTCTGATAGGCCTTTGGGAGAAGGGGACCTGCGGAAATTTCTGAAGTTGTACCGCACGGAAATTTCAATGGCAGTGGATGATGTCTTCCCATTGCTTCATGGACTTGTGGATCATGATGTTGTCACTGAAGAGATGTTCAAG GATACCATCCATCTGAAGGAGAAAGATGGCTGCCACAAGGCTTTTCATGCCATGCTGACATGGCTGCTATGTCAGGAGTCACGTTCTATCCTGGGCTTTTGGAGGGTACTCTTCAAGGATTATAACCTGGAAAGATATTCCAAACTCCAGTCCATTCGAAGCAGCTTTCCCAGAG ATATGGATCTTGGCAAGAACCGCAGGGCAAGGAAACTCCCAGCCAGCCCTAAGATCCTGGCTCAGCACAAGTCTCAAGGAAAACGAAaggcaacagaggaaaaagaccCTTCATGCCACCCTCAGCCTCTAGTGAAAGGCGACCCACACCTTG AATGTTGTAACCTGTACTGTGGATCAACAGGGACTCTACCCAAGGCAAAAACAGCAAAGAAAGCAGAGAATACTGAAATTCAGCGCTGTCTTCTTCCTAATG GAGATATTAAGAAATGTATCAAAGTTGGTGGTGAGTTTTACAGCAAACTGGAGGAGCCTGGAGAGAGGAACAGAGCTCAAGAACAAAAGCCCAGTGTGAAAGCCAAGGAATCCCAAGCCCCTGAACAT AAGGAAGAACTGGAAGTAAGTTTACAGGGCAAGTGTCCGACCATCTCTTTCTATACTGTTGATCCAGCCTTCCAGCAGGTAATGGGCATAcg TGGAACATGGAGGTGTAACTCCTGCTGTCCAGGGAAGGTGAAACAGGACATGCACACTGAAGAAGACAGCAGCAGACAGCAACTCTCTCTG GATACTCTTATTCTGTATGGCCAGAAGACAACTGAAGATCGGAAGAGAGTTCTCTTGAAAGATCCTGCTGGGGGTCCCTACAGGCAGCCTCTGCCTCCTGCATCCTCAGTGTCTGTGGCAGTACTACCATCAGTACAGAGTGTGGGAGCAGAGACCCAGCTG aaacTGACCATTGGCGAAAAATGTGGGGTGTGCAGGAAAGGAGGCGACATGATCTGCTGCAGCAAATGCTTCAGGTCTTTCCACTGGCACTGCCATTTTCCAGCCCATGCAGATCAAATCAG TGGAATCTTGATCTGCAAGTCGTGCTCTGGCAGCCATGCTACTATCACCATGGAGGGAGGGCCAGCACTAAGAGCAATAAAG caggaaggggaagtgaCAAAATATGGTTCTATTAGTGAGGATTCGCTGACTATACCATGA